The DNA sequence ATGATTTACGGAATATCAACTGATACATATCAAAGATATTAAGAAGCCCACAAAATTggattatataaatatttctatttagTAGAAATGATAAAGATCAAAGAATAGAAAGAAgagcataaataaaatatagacacttttatttttaactttttatatatattttcttatttgtccttttagaataatttattttttctaactTTTTGTcaaatactttttttgtatttatttaattttttttttaatgaatttaatttgaacttgcaataatatttgttatatatatggaaaaaataactaaaatatTCCTATCTAATAATAGTTTAAGATTCTAATGTTCCACAATTCAAAAGCTTATATTGGCAAggcatttttatttcatttaattatactCATGAAATTGTACCCTGACTTCTTATTATGTGTTCTTAAAGCATAACCCATTTGAGatatattatagttatatttaaagtaaaaataaatttcaatttattgaatttatttgGAACTGGTAATTTAGTCCTTATATTAGAACAATGCATCGTtagtaaataaaattgatgTAACTCGTGAAATAAAAACCAActgttttatttcttttttacaaaaaaatatactgaCCAAATTatgattaaatattatacaataATCAGTACTCAAACTGCATGGTTTTtcaataaaaagtatatattcatatttaaccAAATCTTTTGAATAAAATAGTATTGTATCTGAAGAACacagtttttatatatataaagtaaatattatatacatagcGCAGAAGAAATATTAAGCGTGTTGCtggatttttttattagtaatatatattaaatattagaaCAGTACATAGAAActctataaaaataaactaaaaaaagttcatcattaaaaattttaatgcaattatttgtatcaaataaaacgaaaaaaaaagtaaatattataatttaaaatttaatccAAGGtaccaaaaaaatatgtaataatttcttCCTTGATATGTACATAATCACAATTTTAAGTGTAATTCCATTAGAAattattatagtaaaaaCAGTTATATCATCTAAACATTGAATATTCAGAGAAAGCAATTTTAACTCATATTggtagagaaaaaaaatatatataaaataaaatgcaaaaactaaaaattaatataggaataaaaaaaatattattaacccTCATATATTTTGACAATACAAAAAGTGTATAATAATAccattttacaaatatatatttttcttatatatttttcctaaCATAGAATATTGCTTCCtatggaaaaattatataaccataaatatatgttaatttagCATCCTTCCACATAcaactataaaaataagtagaACAGTACATCCATTGCATATGCTTACAAGCATATCAGTAATTGTAATAttccattaatatatatatttaattttgtgtaAATACGTCAGTATGATTAAGATATCTTGAAGAAATTACTTTGTATACATAGAACATATAGCACAGAAAAAGTTTTAATAGTTTCAAAtgcaatattatataaggaaaataaaataagaattactTTTCATaacttttcatattttttttttaaacaatatatttcaattaGTATCGGAGTTGTTACAATAGAAATAAATGAtacacttaaaaatatacaacttAATTATGCGTTAATTATTTTAGGGTTCAGTAATTATTAGTGAATataggaaaaacaaaaaatagtatttaaatgtattttcatataataatttacttCTATAGATTActctatttttctattatttataatcgGAAGTATGTAATTATCacgttaaaaaattaaaataaaatttgatttcctttttttgcaactttttaaaacaattagGCTCAACCATTTTggtaacattatttttatggaaACATTTCATAGTATACTTTTcaatcaaataaataaatgtatatatatatatacatatatgtatgtgtgtatccctttatttattttgaacTCTGCTTCCATCCTATAATACTACggagaaagaaaaatgacAATACTGAAAGATGTAAAGAGTGATATCGGTCGTGAACATAAGAACCCACGTATATCAATCCGAAACATAGGCTATTACATATATCCTGTGATTCTTGATTATCagtttaaaattaaaataacatttaacTGAAAATTAGTTATAATATAACTATAAGCAAACGTGCAAATTGTATCATATCTGTACTTGAGattaatgaagaaaaacAGGAAAAGTGAAACATAGAGGGCACAAAATagaaaacaatatatatggCATAATTAATAGTTAAGAagttattaaaatgtataatttatatagcTTTAAATATATCGACTATATTGTAAAAGGAGcagtaattaaaaataagaaatttttataaaattgcatgcattaacatttataaatatatatattaactcaAATGTCAGACTTCGaaggataaaaaatgttgaaatatttatataatagtaagaatttaatatattctgcACAACGAAGGAATAAGAGGAATATGTGTATAAAGTATCATCACCTAAAAAGATAGAATGCTCTAAATTGTCTAGAATTCTAGGAATCATTCAAAGAATATTACAAAGAAAGAAAGATAAGAATATGCGCAAAAAGAACATGTACAAaagtttaataaattatttaagagTAAGAGAAAGGTTAAAATGTGTAATACAATAATTTtggaaagtaaaaattaatttcataTGATCTTTCTTTATTGATCAccaaaatacataaaaaaaaaaaaattgtttactcacctatacttatatacaattatgtataaatgtacagcaaaaatatacatagtAATGTatgattttaataattttaattaatccATAATGGaagaatttaaattatttattatttatcccTTTATAAGGTcaaaatgatttattaaggagtaatatatttttattattttaggaaatttttattatcttataataaataaaaaatcaaagaaaaaaattttaattttaatactatattgcaaaaatgacgtatataattttatataataatttatttattattcgtAAAGCttactcattttttttttttttgttagttAATAATCTAAATATGATagttctaatatatttaagagTACCCATTTTTCTATCATGATACAAGttaatttcttatataatgtaaaataactAATAATTCAATCATAAAGTATCTTTAGAGTGtcattaaattatgtatgtataattttttataacaattttaaaatatataaaattattattttttattaatttatcattttttatttttaattatatcatcCTATTTCTAATCGCttgaataaagaaaaaaatttttatatgtccaaatttttatttttaatactatttattatattaccaAAAATTTTGAACTTCTGTTAAATGCAATTAAATCTAaaatcatataataaaattacgtATAATAGtgttaaaaaagtataagattaatttatcttatataagataataaaagtaaactatcttaatttgtatatttttgatctcaaacaaaaaattaagcacttttaattaaaaaatatatatttgtaatattgcATTACTACAtttgaattaaattttattaaatcattattattatttatattttttgttattttaatgtattgcTCATTGTCAAACCTTTATACTATAATTACTCTCTTAGTTTgaacaattatttttattctgttGTAAAATGAATACCGTTGTAATTATTCTAGAACAATTATTCAAgacttatataaaatatttattttcgcAGTACCATTAACCTAATGCACATagtataagtaaaaaattacataaataaaagaaaaaaattttaaaaagtaaatgaaACACACAAAAGTTAAAAGTTATTTTgtcacataaaaaatatctttattCAATAATTCCacttaattataaatttcctATTTGAAAAATAGTTTACATCTTATCATTCCTAAATTGCTCCCTATGCGTCATTATCTTATAAccagaaaaatattaaaattccATGTTATGCAGTATACTTATCTCCATACAAGTTGTACAAActtcttaattattttttttaaaatatatacaaaaaaaaaaagaaatatgaagacagaatctaaaaaaaaaattataaagaattatacGCGGTACATACTAGAAATCAAACAGGAATACACagaatttaatatatatcattactAAATCCTTCATCTTTAGAATATAAATGGGAATTAGAAGAAAAccatataaaacatataaatctACACCAAGGGATTTACCCAAAAGTAATTATGATTTCTATTCAATATTAACCAACCAATATATACGATTCTACTAATATGTATGCTTATGCCACAACATTTCATGCGACAAAGAAAAAGTAAgacacaataataaaaaaaaaagtacaacttaaaatgagaaaaaatgtaaaagtaaaataaaagcatCCAATGAAGATTCATCAAAGAATACgcaatataataaacaaggtaagtaatataattcttatatatttgaaacaaaaaaatattcatgtttggaaaaaaaaatattcaaataatttaattatctAGGTTTTCTCAAGGAATATATGGCAATTAGTAACAAgacttacaaaaaaataatacttaaaaaatacggattaagaattattttaccTGTATTATTGttcttgtttttattaataatatccACAATACAGTTAACATcacatttcatatataagaaaatgtgATGGTTGAATTTTGATTGGTCTAATACTCAAATAGAAGAATTAGATAAGGAAATATTGTCAATCAcattagaaaatttaaaagatagTTTCCCATGGATATGAAGGTCTTAGATGCAGATCCCACTAACGCCCAAATTTCTGTTCTAGGACAATCAATTGGCCaactaatatatttcttttctttcattatattagGTATCACACTTATATTAAAGGTTTTTTACGAtcatatgttaaaaatataaaaaaattaagttcagtaaaagataatatacatagtaaggaatatatatatattcctaaAGAATTTCCAAGTATATAGTaatagatataatatttttattcttaataaacATAATCATAATTTCTTAAATTCTCTATATATcccaatatatatatgacatTTTTGACAgacaaaaatgaaacaatatGTTCTTAGTTTTTTCGCGAATTTGAACCTTTTAATGTTCtttaatttgtaatataaaaatttttttgaacttgactaaatattaagaattcgtacacacatatttttaagcatagtttcatttaaaaaatatacatatatactatatatatatatatactttaaatTAGCATATGACATCAcacaacatatataattattaaagtaaaatatttatattctaccaaaaaattgtttcttttcttttttgtctTATTACTGTCTAAAATGATAATTTGTTTAGTCTactaagaaaatatattattagttttgaatcaaaaataaacgtatcttattttttattgaatgAAAAGAAGTTAATATacttcattatatttatatatatatattttaattatatatgaaatttaatattCTATAAGTTGTACTCTATGTGGAGCATGACATAAAgtgtattaatttaaatgcCTTTTTCACGGACATccctttttttgtacatgatatatgtatatataaatttatattaataaattattcttattaattattaattatttataattcttatataaattatgaattatatatccTTAGAAACATTTAAgatttcaaataaattactatttaattattcatattaattgtggtgtaaattaaatttttaataaacgaattaaatatatataataacgtaagtatataaatacaacaaatatagacattttattcttttaaaagttaaattaacaaataaaatacggttatatattaaaaaataatttgtttaaattgttttctgttctttttttagtttttttcataatgatATATGGCTCGAGTTGTATTATGtaactataaatataaaaattttcatttaacatattaaaaaaaatgtatttttttctgaaataatacaataataaatagataaatatttctttatatactCTACTTTTACTTTgtccataaatatattttgtaatatgtTAACACTTTAAAgatgtacaaaaatatatgttatttatatcaagcattattaattatctctattctaataataatttaaaaaaaaataaaatacgtaaaaaaagaaattatctttttgtagataatatataaatacttatcattctttttcttttaaataagtataatttattttaaaaagtatatatttttttaaatgattaattaaataaatataatttgaaaGATTTTGTCTACAGCATTTTATTGAGTAgttttcaaatattaaatattatttttcatggactaaaatgaaaattataattttaatataagttatagatattacatttacatactctttaaatataatcattAAATAGGTGAAATAACgtatccatatttttttctttgcaaCTTTCTACATATGATATACAGGAAATGAGACAGGTACATATGGTCATATCAgcatagaaaaattaaaaatatttctaattataatattaatagtacatttaaaattatgtttactattaatatatcttctaaatatatattattaattaaaaaaaataaaatagttaaatattaatattttttttacagaaataacattataaattaatcttAATTTAggattaaaatttttaaaaattatggaaaaaaaataaaaagtcaaattttatacatcattacattatatatattttttcatagattatataatattatattaaaaacttgatttttaaaaattatattatagcttataaaaaaatacccGTGTTTACTCAATAAGTAATGTAATTTCTATATGTAACACAACAGGCTTCACAAAAgaaattttcttcttctattattctattacaattattaatatattttatgaatagtacctttttgaaaaatatcattataaaattagtatCCTTTATAggataacattttaaaaattagtaattatatttttaatatgaagagcaatatataatatatatattctcaaCATTCtacataatatgtataatggATATTTtcgtataataataaatcatttatttttttttattttttttttatgaaaataaattaatacatatattatttaaacagTTATTTAgagtaaataattatataatatatcttgaatatttataaataaacatattttattttaatgaatgttagttattttttttttatatatcattaacattaagaattttttaaatatttttaaagtttttttcattgtataCCCTGTGAAATGCAtggttattatatatattttattaaatatttatgaagtaataaaaacaaattgttttaaaaataaatatagcatCCCCCATAATAAgcagtaaaataaatagttattaatttttcccttgctgaatatatatgtatattaataatctatacaatggaacaaaaaattaattccaccttatttttcaaaatttccGCGTTTATGATTTTAAGTTGGATATGTCATTTTTATTGTGATACAGTAtgataatgttatatatgtatttctgtaaattttatatttttcgtattttattttttttaataatgtttCTTATTGTTagattttttattgtactaaataatatatattaacataatttttttagagaACTAATAACAAATTGTTAATTGAGAAATGGACACCATGTAGAAGATTAAATACAAGATGTTATCGTttactagcaaaatataaaaagaataaagatTCAAATACTTTAGATCTTAAAGAGGATAAACCATTCAATGGAGATAggaacaaaagaaaaaacaaacagTCTAATAGAAGTCCGTTAAATAAGGCGCAATACTATACTGAAATTATAGATTATGATAATGGGATGTTTGACGGCAAACActtccattttgaaaaaaaattaattaagaaaaaagacTATGATGATttacttgaaaaaaaaaggagaatttgtgatatagctttaaaaaaaataaaattcaggAAATACAGATTTggagtttttatttttttcctttttttcttggtCGGAATAGGATTGCCAATATTACAAGGATTAGGCTACTTGAAAACTGCAGGAGAATCGCTTAAAAATGCATTATCTTTGAGCAGTGTATGGAATGCAGTTGAAACTGCCTTGGGTGAAGCAaaagtacatttttttctaatatcaTTTGTAACACTGATTATTATATTGTCTGTTATAGTTCTAGTAGCGTTATATAAGATcctaataaataatgaaaaatataaaaaaattaagttaatgGCTGATTTAAATGAGTAATTagaaataaacatttttctGTAAGTTAACAACATTAACTTAtatctataatatttttatagaatatatttttataaaatatgcctataattattataattttataaatacatatatgagtaattattcttttttatacagaagaaaaaaaaattttaattattcattttttcgtCATTATGAAcgttttgatatttttaaaattttattttatattattgctTCATATTAGATGCATATTATGGGCctaatatatacacaaatatgtttattaaattagATTCTTATGaagaatgtatatttaagctaaaaattaatatataataaaacaattgatataattttattgaagtATGAAAACtcatatttgaaaaaaaaaattgcttcTTCCTATATTGCAagatttttttatagaaaaatgattaatttttttgtaattaaaacaatgtattattagttttaaattaataataaatgcgtcttgttttaaatttatagtaACGTAAAGAATTTTGTTCCCTTGACACAaacacttttttatttaaaagacaacataatatttatactaaaaaagaagttttatagaaaatatataataaaaaatatatatactttaaatatctttataacatatatatagtttaatTCGCCTGGTACATTAATGCAATAATCCTTATAtaccaatatttttttgctttaaaGAATGCATTACTAATTGCTTAATTTCAGCTtcagaatatataatattttatatttaaatgaagagctcaaaacaaaattatcattgtattttataaaatttatagttATCGGAATtaatgctttttttaaaaataacatatatataataaaaagatattatatatatattttattagcaAAATCAAgctaatactttttttaattaatgttAATCTTATACTAGTATGTATCATAAAACAATTACGCATTTGTTCCAAACTTAAACAATAACTActtaataaaagtaaataataaatttataatggAATTCAATTAACTACTGAATAATGCGTTAATGCagtttaaagatatataagtttttttacataacactattacacataaataaacattt is a window from the Plasmodium malariae genome assembly, contig: PmUG01_00_17, whole genome shotgun sequence genome containing:
- the PmUG01_00037100 gene encoding fam-m protein, which encodes MEQKINSTLFFKISAFMILSWICHFYCDTRTNNKLLIEKWTPCRRLNTRCYRLLAKYKKNKDSNTLDLKEDKPFNGDRNKRKNKQSNRSPLNKAQYYTEIIDYDNGMFDGKHFHFEKKLIKKKDYDDLLEKKRRICDIALKKIKFRKYRFGVFIFFLFFLVGIGLPILQGLGYLKTAGESLKNALSLSSVWNAVETALGEAKVHFFLISFVTLIIILSVIVLVALYKILINNEKYKKIKLMADLNE